Part of the Coriobacteriaceae bacterium genome is shown below.
GCGAGCGCGAGCTGCTCAATACGCTCGGACTTGGCGAGCACGCTACCGAGCTTCTCCTGGAAGGCAACCTTGGCCAGACGCTCACGGAACTCATCGAGGGAGATCTTCAGGTCCTCCTCGTAGAAGAACTTTGCGTCGTCCAGACGGGCGCGCACGACGCGCTCGTTGCCGTCGATCACGCGCTCGGCATTCTCGGGTTTGCTGTTGGAAACGACCACGAACTCACGCGTGAGCCTGCCCTCGCCGTCATATATCGGGAAGTAGCGCTGGTTGGTGAGCATAGACTCGCAGATGATCTCGTGCGGGACCTTGAGGAACTCCTCGTCGAAGGTACCGACGAGCACCGTCGGCCACTCGCAAAGGTTGATGACCTCCTCAAAGACCTTCTTGGGCGTGTCGACATGGCAGCCGGGGCGAGCGGCCTCGACCTCGGCGATACCGGCAAGGATGGCCTCACGACGACGCTCGGCAGAGAGCACGCCGGCGTCCTCGAGCACCTGCTCGTAGACGGCGGGGCTGGCGACCACATGGTCACCGGGGCCCAGAACGCGATGTCCGCGCGTGGTGTTGCCACTCGTCACATCGGCAAAGGACACGGGCACGACATCCTCGCCCAAAAGGCAGCAGATCCAACGGACCGGACGAACAAACGTAGCGTGCTCGTGGCCCCAGCGCTGGCTGCGGTAGTTGGGCCACTGCAGGCCGGCGATGGTCTTCTCGCACAGAGCCGTCAGGATCGGGGCGGCCGGTGCGGAGGGAATGTTCTTCTCGGCGAACACGTACTCGCGGCCGTCGGTGTCCTCGCGACGGACCAGGTCCTCGGCAGCCACACCGCACTTGCGGGCAAAGCCCTGGGCGGCCTTGGTGGCGTTACCGTCGGCATCAAAGGCAATGTTTGCCGCGGGGCCGCGCTTGACCTCATGGACCTCATCGGTCGCAGTGGCGACGTTGGCCACGAGCGCAGCCAGTCGACGCGGGCTCGAGATCACGCGGACCTCGCCATGGGCCAGACCGGCCTCGTCGAGACCCTTGGCGATCATGGTGCCGAGCTGCTTGACGGCATTGTTCAGCGGTGCGGAGGGCATTTCCTCCGTACCGATTTCAAACAGGAAATCCTTAGCGTCTGCCATGGCTTACGCCACCTCGCCTTCCTGATCGGCATTCTCGTTGACTCCGGCGACCTCGGCCATATAGGCCTCGCAGCACGCCTTGGCGACGGCGCGGACGCGCAAGATGTAGTTGGCACGCTCGACCGCAGACAGTGCGCCGCGGGCATCGAGCAGGTTGAAAGCATGGCTGCACTTCATGACGCAGTCGTAAGCGGGCAGCGGCAGCTTGCGCTCAAGGCAGGAGTGGCACTCGGCCTCGTAGTCGTCAAACTTCTGACGCATCATCTCGACGTTGGCGACCTCAAAGTTGTAGGCACTGAACTCGCGCTCGTTCTCCAGGAACACGTCGCCATAGGTCATCGGCGTGCCGTCGGGCAGATAGCTCCACACCAGGTCATAGACGGAGTTGACGCCCTGGGCGTACATGGCGATACGCTCCAGGCCATAGGTGATCTCGACGGGCACGGGGTCGACCTCGATGCCGCCCACCTGCTGGAAGTACGTGAACTGCGTAACCTCCATGCCGTTGAGCCAGACCTCCCAGCCAAGGCCCCAGGCGCCCAGGGTCGGGCTCTCCCAGTCGTCCTCGACAAAACGGACGTCATGGTCGTTGGGGTCCAGGCCAATGGCAGCAAGAGACCCCAGGTAAAGCTCCTGGGCGTTGACCGGCGACGGCTTGATGAGCACCTGGAACTGATAGTAGTGCTGCATGCGGTTGGGGTTCTCGCCGTAGCGGCCGTCGGCGGGACGGCGGCAAGGCTGAGCGTAGCAGGTGCGCCACTCGGCGGGACCGAGCGAGCGCAGCGTGGTCGCGGTGTGGAAGGTACCGGCACCGACCTCGGAGTCATAGGGCTGCATAATGACGCAGCCCTGCTCGCCCCAGTACTGCTGGAGGCGCAGGATGATGTCTTGGAAGGAAAGCGATGAAGCGTTCATGCCTCTAATATCCCCTCGTCGAAACGATTACACGGTTAGGTACTGTACTATAGCGGTTTTTAGTCGATAGCGCCGATGCGGTTGAGCGGCCAGTAGCGCACAAGCGCCACGGCGATCAAATCAGAGCGATCGACGGGACCAAAGTAGCGTGAGTCGGCAGAGTTTTCGCGGTTGTCGCCCATCACCCACACGCACCCGTCGGGAACGGTGTAGGGATAGCTTACCTGAGCGCCGGGAGCCTGGACCGAAAGCGGCCAGCTCATGCCGGTCGTGTAGTCCTCGTCGAGCGCCTGGCCGTCAACGACCACCTTGCCGTCCCGAAGGTCGACCGTCTGGCCGGCCGTGGCAATAACACGCTTGACGAGAACATCGTGCTCGGAGGTGCCATCGGGGTTGTGGAACACCACGATATCGCCTTGGCTGACGGGCTGGCCGAGTTCAAGGCTCACCTTTTGCGCCAGGATCTGGTCGCCGATCTCGATCGTGGACTCCATGGAGCCGGTGGGCACCACAAAGGGTTCGACCACAAACGAGCGAATCAGGAAGGTGGCGACCAGTGCGATCGCGACGACCACGATCCACTCAAACGCAC
Proteins encoded:
- the glyS gene encoding glycine--tRNA ligase subunit beta, whose product is MADAKDFLFEIGTEEMPSAPLNNAVKQLGTMIAKGLDEAGLAHGEVRVISSPRRLAALVANVATATDEVHEVKRGPAANIAFDADGNATKAAQGFARKCGVAAEDLVRREDTDGREYVFAEKNIPSAPAAPILTALCEKTIAGLQWPNYRSQRWGHEHATFVRPVRWICCLLGEDVVPVSFADVTSGNTTRGHRVLGPGDHVVASPAVYEQVLEDAGVLSAERRREAILAGIAEVEAARPGCHVDTPKKVFEEVINLCEWPTVLVGTFDEEFLKVPHEIICESMLTNQRYFPIYDGEGRLTREFVVVSNSKPENAERVIDGNERVVRARLDDAKFFYEEDLKISLDEFRERLAKVAFQEKLGSVLAKSERIEQLALAIAREAHLGAHLAADAARAAHLCKADLVSNAVVEFTSQQGVMGGYYAIAMGENDEVAHAIRDHYRPRFAGDELPEGTAGCIVACADKLDTIAGIFAIGEPPTGSSDPYALRRAAIGIINILRDRLPIDPTSLIDFALELYSEQGIEFDSAEVAQQVRDFFHGRLVSMARDEKIPADTVAAVSAVHIIAPSVFFARCAALDEARKNDAETFDNLATAYARAAHISKPELGAEYDRSLMGEVELALADASEAAQAAVDDALAAEDYPAAFAALAALRAPIDRFFDEVMVMDKDEQLRDNRLKLLNRFEAVFSGIANIGELARKK
- a CDS encoding glycine--tRNA ligase subunit alpha, producing the protein MNASSLSFQDIILRLQQYWGEQGCVIMQPYDSEVGAGTFHTATTLRSLGPAEWRTCYAQPCRRPADGRYGENPNRMQHYYQFQVLIKPSPVNAQELYLGSLAAIGLDPNDHDVRFVEDDWESPTLGAWGLGWEVWLNGMEVTQFTYFQQVGGIEVDPVPVEITYGLERIAMYAQGVNSVYDLVWSYLPDGTPMTYGDVFLENEREFSAYNFEVANVEMMRQKFDDYEAECHSCLERKLPLPAYDCVMKCSHAFNLLDARGALSAVERANYILRVRAVAKACCEAYMAEVAGVNENADQEGEVA
- the lepB gene encoding signal peptidase I, whose amino-acid sequence is MVPSQHSVLKGAFEWIVVVAIALVATFLIRSFVVEPFVVPTGSMESTIEIGDQILAQKVSLELGQPVSQGDIVVFHNPDGTSEHDVLVKRVIATAGQTVDLRDGKVVVDGQALDEDYTTGMSWPLSVQAPGAQVSYPYTVPDGCVWVMGDNRENSADSRYFGPVDRSDLIAVALVRYWPLNRIGAID